In Chitinophagales bacterium, the following are encoded in one genomic region:
- the efp gene encoding elongation factor P, whose protein sequence is MATTQDIKKGLTIQYKNDLYTIVDFQHVKPGKGGAFVRTKLKSVTTGKVIDQTWNSGEEIIPVYVQRKKYQFLYKDESGYSFMDQNTFDQVTLDEEMVVGHEFIKEGQEVEIAFHSETDKPLSCELPAFVILEITYSEPGVKGDTANNPMKKAILETGTEISVPLFVDSGIKIKVDTRTGSYVERVKV, encoded by the coding sequence ATGGCAACAACTCAGGATATAAAAAAAGGTTTAACGATTCAATACAAGAACGATCTTTATACCATTGTAGATTTTCAGCATGTGAAACCGGGAAAAGGTGGTGCATTTGTGAGAACAAAATTAAAAAGCGTTACTACCGGTAAAGTGATAGATCAAACCTGGAACTCTGGTGAAGAAATAATCCCGGTTTATGTTCAGCGGAAAAAATACCAGTTTTTATATAAAGATGAAAGTGGGTATAGTTTCATGGATCAAAATACTTTTGACCAGGTTACCCTTGATGAAGAAATGGTGGTAGGCCATGAATTTATAAAAGAAGGGCAGGAAGTGGAAATTGCCTTTCATTCAGAAACAGATAAACCTCTTTCCTGTGAATTACCGGCATTTGTGATTCTTGAAATAACTTATTCAGAGCCTGGAGTAAAAGGAGATACTGCGAATAATCCGATGAAAAAAGCAATACTTGAAACAGGTACTGAAATCAGTGTTCCTTTATTTGTGGACAGCGGTATTAAAATAAAAGTAGATACCCGAACCGGTTCTTACGTAGAGCGGGTTAAAGTATAG
- the fsa gene encoding fructose-6-phosphate aldolase — MKFFIDTANLDQIKEANDLGILDGVTTNPSLMAKEGIRGEENIMKHYVTICEMVGQNISAEVISTDFDGIVAEGKKLAALHPAILVKVPMIKEGVKALKWFSDNGIKTNCTLIFSAGQALLASKAGANIVSPFIGRIDDSNWDGVQLIEQIVLIYSNYGIKTEVLAASIRSPLHIVKCAEAGADICTSPLESITGLLKHPLTDIGLEKFLADYKKGQQ, encoded by the coding sequence ATGAAATTTTTTATAGATACAGCAAACCTTGATCAGATTAAAGAGGCGAATGATTTAGGCATTTTAGATGGAGTAACTACCAATCCATCTTTAATGGCAAAGGAAGGCATACGCGGAGAAGAGAACATCATGAAGCATTATGTTACTATCTGCGAAATGGTCGGGCAGAATATAAGCGCGGAAGTGATTTCCACGGACTTTGATGGAATAGTTGCAGAAGGTAAAAAACTAGCAGCGCTTCATCCCGCTATTCTGGTTAAAGTGCCAATGATTAAAGAAGGCGTAAAGGCATTAAAGTGGTTCTCAGATAATGGAATTAAAACCAATTGTACTTTAATTTTTTCGGCAGGCCAGGCGTTGCTGGCTTCAAAGGCCGGTGCCAATATTGTATCACCATTTATTGGTAGAATTGACGATTCAAACTGGGATGGAGTACAACTGATAGAACAAATTGTATTGATTTACAGCAATTATGGAATAAAAACAGAAGTGCTGGCAGCATCTATCCGCAGTCCTCTACATATTGTAAAATGTGCAGAAGCGGGAGCTGATATTTGTACCTCACCTTTGGAATCCATTACAGGCTTATTAAAACATCCTCTTACAGATATTGGATTAGAAAAGTTTTTAGCGGATTACAAAAAAGGTCAACAATAA
- a CDS encoding metal-dependent hydrolase, protein MDNITHAVLGASIGELTAGKKLGKKALLWGALAANLPDIDVFFSSFQKIPDSLLTHRGFTHSILFCALATLLLAWWFNNMFRRYNAAFEDWARLFGFSLFSHIILDSLTTYGTGWFEPFSHYRVSFNTIFVLDPTYTIPLLISFIALVILKSSSLKRKYWLWAGLIISSSYLLFDFINKISVDTLFEKTLKKNNITWESYTSTPTPLNNFLWYTMAHSTNGYYIGYQSILDKSEFMDVFFIPKNDSLLIPFNSDERVQKMIRFAEGYYCISKNDSGGIDFHDMRFGQIGGWHDPNAPFVFTYHLSKGKNSQMMINQGRFQASTKEEFNSLITRIKGI, encoded by the coding sequence TTGGATAATATCACTCATGCGGTACTGGGCGCTTCGATAGGAGAACTAACTGCAGGAAAAAAGTTAGGAAAAAAAGCGCTTCTATGGGGTGCTTTAGCGGCAAATCTTCCTGATATAGATGTATTCTTTTCTTCTTTCCAGAAAATTCCGGATTCTTTATTAACCCACCGGGGATTTACTCATTCTATTTTGTTTTGTGCTTTAGCCACATTGCTGCTGGCATGGTGGTTTAATAACATGTTCCGAAGGTATAATGCAGCATTTGAGGACTGGGCCAGGTTGTTCGGATTCAGTTTATTTTCCCACATAATACTCGATTCCCTGACTACATATGGTACGGGATGGTTTGAGCCCTTTAGCCATTACCGGGTTTCATTCAACACCATTTTTGTCCTTGATCCTACTTATACAATTCCTCTTTTAATATCTTTCATCGCATTAGTAATTCTAAAATCTTCTTCACTAAAAAGAAAATACTGGCTATGGGCTGGCCTCATTATAAGCAGTTCTTACCTGCTGTTCGACTTTATCAATAAGATTTCGGTTGATACCCTGTTTGAAAAAACGCTGAAAAAAAATAACATTACCTGGGAATCTTACACTTCCACTCCCACTCCGCTAAATAACTTTTTATGGTACACCATGGCTCATAGTACCAATGGATATTATATAGGTTATCAATCCATATTGGACAAATCGGAATTTATGGATGTATTTTTTATACCAAAAAATGATTCACTGCTCATTCCATTTAATTCAGATGAGCGGGTACAAAAAATGATTCGCTTTGCAGAAGGTTATTATTGTATATCAAAAAATGATTCTGGTGGAATTGATTTTCACGATATGCGATTTGGCCAAATTGGGGGATGGCACGATCCAAATGCTCCCTTTGTCTTTACCTACCATTTATCAAAAGGTAAAAACAGCCAGATGATGATTAACCAGGGAAGATTCCAGGCTTCTACTAAAGAAGAATTTAATTCTTTAATAACCAGGATAAAGGGAATCTAG
- the sppA gene encoding signal peptide peptidase SppA, with protein sequence MSFWKIFFGSLLGVIVGIFLLVLISGIIISGIVSTFSKEETVSVKSNSVLEMTLDYEIPEQTDYQPFAGFSFTDFQPTVSPGLYDILKTIKKAKGDADIKGIYLNSGFVNAGMATIDQIRNALIDFRKSGKFVIAYTEVSTEKTYYLNSVADKIYVNPKGAIEFNGISVRYPFYKEMLQKLGVETQVFYDGKFKTATEPYRLDSMSKENKLMTSVLINDIQNRIINNIAVSRNIDPMRLDSINKNLAVRNTHDAKRYNLVDGEKFEDEVFDDIKMRLHIGQKDKITFIPLAKYMKAPGTENNGAGTDRIAVLFAAGDIVDGKGGDDYIGSSKYAEQLQKLRDDNNVKAVVLRVNSPGGSSLASDVIAHEVELTKLKKPVVISMGDYAASGGYYISALASKIVAQPNTLTGSIGVFAIFPNFQKLCKDKLGITVDGVSTGKYSDFPNLNRPLRADEKLIIQNEVDTIYDQFKSIVVRGRNIDRAKVDSIAQGRVWTGVQGLQLGLVDTLGGLDDAIKIAAHLAHLASYRISEYPEKKNAWYQFAKMVTESRETKVLKEKLGTYYPMVNQLKSLMSMKGIQARLPSLIEIE encoded by the coding sequence ATGAGTTTCTGGAAAATCTTTTTCGGTTCACTGCTTGGAGTAATTGTAGGTATTTTTTTATTGGTCCTTATTTCAGGGATTATAATAAGTGGAATCGTATCCACCTTTTCAAAAGAAGAGACGGTTTCGGTTAAATCTAATAGTGTGCTGGAGATGACACTCGATTATGAAATTCCTGAGCAAACCGACTATCAGCCATTTGCTGGTTTTTCATTTACCGATTTCCAGCCTACTGTTTCTCCCGGTCTCTATGATATCTTAAAAACTATTAAGAAAGCAAAAGGTGATGCAGACATTAAAGGGATCTATCTCAATTCAGGATTTGTAAATGCAGGCATGGCCACCATTGATCAGATAAGAAATGCACTTATTGATTTCAGAAAGTCCGGGAAATTTGTGATTGCCTATACGGAGGTTTCCACGGAAAAAACCTATTACCTGAACAGTGTTGCCGATAAAATTTATGTGAACCCTAAAGGAGCAATAGAATTTAATGGCATCTCTGTACGATACCCATTTTATAAAGAAATGCTTCAGAAGCTGGGAGTGGAGACGCAGGTATTTTATGACGGCAAGTTCAAGACCGCAACGGAGCCATACCGTCTCGATTCCATGAGTAAGGAAAATAAGTTGATGACCAGCGTATTAATTAATGATATCCAAAACAGGATCATAAACAATATAGCAGTAAGCAGGAATATCGATCCGATGCGGCTTGACAGCATCAATAAGAATTTAGCAGTTCGCAATACGCACGATGCAAAGAGATATAACCTGGTGGACGGTGAAAAATTTGAAGATGAAGTTTTTGACGATATAAAAATGAGGTTGCATATCGGGCAGAAAGATAAAATTACCTTCATCCCTTTAGCGAAATATATGAAGGCCCCCGGGACAGAAAACAATGGCGCCGGAACGGATCGCATCGCCGTGCTCTTTGCGGCTGGTGACATAGTAGATGGGAAAGGAGGCGATGATTATATTGGCTCTTCAAAATATGCAGAGCAGCTTCAAAAGCTGCGCGACGATAATAATGTAAAGGCAGTTGTTCTGCGTGTGAATTCTCCGGGAGGAAGTTCCCTGGCTTCGGATGTTATTGCACATGAGGTGGAATTAACTAAATTGAAGAAGCCGGTAGTTATTTCAATGGGAGATTATGCTGCTTCCGGCGGATATTATATATCGGCGCTTGCCTCTAAAATAGTTGCACAGCCCAATACCTTAACAGGCTCTATTGGAGTGTTCGCGATCTTCCCGAATTTTCAAAAATTATGTAAGGATAAGCTTGGTATTACCGTAGATGGAGTTAGCACCGGTAAGTACTCCGATTTCCCTAATTTGAACCGTCCTTTGCGCGCAGATGAAAAACTGATTATACAAAACGAAGTGGATACCATTTACGACCAGTTTAAGAGTATCGTGGTCAGAGGCAGAAATATAGATCGCGCAAAAGTGGATTCTATTGCACAAGGTCGTGTATGGACCGGTGTTCAGGGATTACAGCTCGGCCTGGTGGATACGCTTGGTGGGTTGGATGATGCCATAAAAATTGCAGCGCATCTTGCACATCTTGCTTCCTACCGAATATCAGAATATCCGGAGAAGAAAAATGCATGGTATCAATTTGCTAAAATGGTCACAGAAAGCAGGGAAACAAAGGTGTTAAAAGAAAAGCTCGGCACCTATTACCCTATGGTTAATCAGCTAAAATCGCTGATGAGCATGAAGGGTATCCAGGCACGGCTTCCTTCATTAATAGAAATTGAATAA
- a CDS encoding deoxynucleoside kinase: MPYNFITIEGNIGAGKTSLATMLANDLNGNLILEQYADNPFLPSFYKNPKQFAFPLELFFMAERYQQLKDLQSSSNLFQSFTVSDYLFAKSILFARVNLEPEEFKLFQRLVKVISFPFREPDLLLYLHLPVELLLKNISKRGRDYEKNISANYLLKIQKAYFDFFKTKPQMRILVVDVSKIDFIKSKKDYDLILPFLDMHLEAGTHFVTPRS; this comes from the coding sequence ATGCCATATAATTTCATAACGATTGAAGGCAACATCGGGGCAGGAAAAACATCCCTTGCTACTATGTTGGCAAACGATTTAAACGGTAACCTGATTTTAGAACAATATGCAGACAATCCTTTCTTGCCATCCTTTTATAAAAACCCAAAGCAATTTGCATTTCCGCTGGAACTATTTTTTATGGCTGAACGATATCAGCAGCTAAAAGACCTCCAGAGTTCATCGAATTTGTTTCAATCATTTACCGTCTCGGATTACCTGTTTGCAAAGTCTATTCTTTTTGCAAGAGTAAATCTTGAACCAGAAGAATTTAAATTGTTTCAGCGGCTTGTAAAGGTTATATCATTTCCATTTCGAGAACCGGACTTATTGCTTTACCTGCATTTACCGGTTGAATTGTTATTAAAGAATATCAGCAAGCGCGGCAGAGATTATGAAAAAAATATCTCGGCAAATTATCTCCTAAAGATTCAAAAAGCATATTTCGATTTCTTTAAAACAAAACCACAGATGCGAATTCTTGTAGTTGATGTAAGTAAGATCGACTTTATAAAAAGCAAAAAAGACTATGATTTAATTCTTCCATTTTTAGATATGCATCTGGAAGCCGGGACTCATTTTGTGACACCCAGATCCTGA
- a CDS encoding MFS transporter translates to MGGVVALRLGYHWLFVIDALTSFGAAIMLYYYLPKQQTERNRHKNTVLKDHSTSAYRDIRYLFFILLVALYGIGFFQIFATIPQYFNRVCNYNEEVIGLLLALNGLLVVVIEMPLMAVLQKRKNIFSFIITGALFIAFALGILKFGHGLILWSVMYIVIITASEIFAMPFMMNFSLSRPLKERQGQYSALYSISFGIATFAAPSLGLGLAGKYGFDSTFDFFIVLSLAVAIGFWLLNRTAEIK, encoded by the coding sequence ATGGGTGGTGTGGTGGCATTGCGCCTCGGCTATCATTGGCTATTCGTAATTGATGCGCTTACGAGCTTTGGCGCAGCCATCATGCTCTATTATTATTTACCGAAGCAGCAGACAGAAAGAAACCGCCATAAAAACACGGTATTGAAAGACCACAGCACGTCCGCCTACCGCGACATCCGTTACCTGTTTTTTATTTTACTGGTGGCGTTATATGGCATCGGATTCTTCCAGATTTTCGCAACCATACCACAGTATTTCAATAGGGTGTGCAACTACAATGAAGAGGTAATAGGATTGCTGCTGGCACTCAATGGCTTGCTTGTGGTCGTTATTGAAATGCCGCTGATGGCAGTGCTTCAGAAGAGAAAAAATATATTTTCCTTCATCATCACAGGCGCCCTGTTCATTGCTTTTGCATTAGGAATATTGAAATTCGGCCACGGATTGATCTTATGGTCGGTTATGTACATTGTCATCATCACTGCATCTGAAATATTTGCAATGCCTTTCATGATGAACTTTTCCCTATCCAGGCCGCTGAAGGAACGGCAGGGACAATACTCGGCTTTGTATTCCATTTCATTTGGTATTGCAACGTTTGCAGCGCCATCGCTTGGCTTAGGTCTTGCAGGCAAATACGGATTTGATTCCACCTTTGATTTTTTCATTGTACTCAGCTTGGCAGTGGCTATAGGTTTCTGGCTGCTGAACAGGACGGCGGAGATAAAGTAA